The following are from one region of the Halomonas qaidamensis genome:
- the pilW gene encoding type IV pilus biogenesis/stability protein PilW: protein MISHCWRFYPSRVCMLCVLASSMLLVGCATTDNALSTSDDGAADAYTQLGVAYLERDNLTRALSALDRALEINPRNAEALQALALVYQQQNENELASHYFQQAIKSAPSFTRARNNYAAFLYQQGQFTAACEQLETASQDAQYANRAQLFTNLGQCYLATENINEARKRLLRAVSIDPRSPRGYLLLAELEVSQGNYGQAWEPLQSYLQLAGQDPVALEMAIDIAHARGDHAAAANYQRLLNID, encoded by the coding sequence ATGATCAGTCACTGCTGGCGCTTTTACCCATCTAGGGTTTGTATGCTGTGCGTGCTAGCCAGCAGTATGTTGCTAGTTGGCTGTGCCACGACTGATAACGCACTCTCAACCTCTGACGATGGCGCGGCAGATGCTTACACCCAATTAGGGGTAGCTTATCTAGAACGTGACAATCTTACCCGCGCGCTCAGTGCGCTTGATCGTGCACTTGAAATTAACCCACGTAATGCCGAGGCACTTCAGGCGCTTGCACTGGTCTATCAACAGCAGAACGAGAATGAGCTTGCGAGTCACTATTTCCAGCAAGCAATTAAGTCAGCCCCCTCTTTCACTCGCGCGCGTAACAACTATGCGGCGTTTTTGTATCAGCAGGGGCAGTTCACCGCCGCCTGCGAACAGTTAGAAACCGCATCTCAGGATGCCCAGTATGCCAATCGCGCTCAGCTGTTTACCAATTTAGGACAGTGCTATTTGGCAACCGAGAACATTAATGAAGCGCGCAAACGCTTACTGCGTGCAGTCAGCATTGATCCACGTAGCCCGCGTGGATATTTATTATTAGCCGAACTTGAAGTTTCACAGGGCAATTATGGTCAAGCTTGGGAGCCGCTGCAGAGCTATTTACAGCTGGCCGGGCAAGATCCAGTAGCGCTGGAAATGGCGATTGATATCGCCCATGCCCGCGGTGATCATGCCGCGGCTGCCAACTACCAGCGCTTATTGAATATTGACTAA